In one Umezawaea sp. Da 62-37 genomic region, the following are encoded:
- a CDS encoding nucleoside hydrolase has translation MRCDYSTSAGSTLYLSLWCRRVADRWAADDRRVRSWCCGWPRGAVRSRLLSSTRREGTAEQLVRLARDRRGEISLFALGPLTNLAHALTIEPELPMLLHEVVWMAGRDRVPGNITSQVDTDTWHDPEAAHAVLGAGFRMTMVLMDATNHAWAGEQWFGRLARHGSRQATYAHDVVGHYLDFYSRFDVTRRGERGCLMQDPMAAVLLVEAEMATFENHAVSVELAGTYTRGMTVVDLRGYDTTMDPTSSRPPIRVATKVDHVGTKTLVIDSFTSRSGDINTTDQISA, from the coding sequence ATGCGCTGCGACTACTCGACGTCTGCGGGCTCGACCCTGTACCTGTCGCTGTGGTGCCGACGCGTCGCTGATCGGTGGGCGGCCGACGACCGCCGAGTTCGATCATGGTGCTGCGGATGGCCTCGGGGCGCGGTCCGGTCCCGTCTCCTCTCATCGACACGGCGGGAGGGCACAGCCGAGCAACTCGTGCGACTGGCCCGCGATCGACGCGGCGAGATCTCGTTGTTTGCGTTGGGGCCGCTGACCAACCTCGCCCACGCCCTCACGATCGAACCGGAGTTGCCGATGCTGTTACATGAGGTGGTGTGGATGGCGGGCAGGGATCGGGTGCCCGGCAACATCACCTCGCAGGTGGACACCGACACCTGGCACGACCCGGAGGCCGCCCACGCCGTCCTCGGCGCGGGATTCCGGATGACGATGGTTCTGATGGACGCCACCAACCACGCTTGGGCCGGAGAACAGTGGTTCGGGCGTCTGGCACGACACGGCAGCCGGCAAGCGACCTACGCCCACGATGTAGTCGGCCACTACCTCGACTTCTACAGCCGCTTCGACGTCACACGCCGTGGGGAACGCGGATGCCTCATGCAGGACCCGATGGCCGCTGTGCTCTTGGTGGAAGCCGAGATGGCGACCTTCGAGAACCATGCTGTCAGTGTGGAGTTGGCCGGTACTTACACGCGAGGGATGACGGTGGTCGACCTTCGCGGCTATGACACTACGATGGATCCGACATCGTCGAGGCCTCCCATCCGCGTCGCGACCAAGGTGGATCACGTGGGGACCAAGACTTTGGTGATCGACTCTTTCACTTCGCGGTCCGGTGATATCAACACCACGGACCAGATCAGCGCCTGA
- a CDS encoding tyrosine-type recombinase/integrase — MTRRKKDPAARDQQGFETLKSGALRVRVYAGRDPITRKEIWLRETVPAGDDAWDRARRVRTRLLHQVDEGKASKSSLTNQQLLELYLTPGRVEGTTLDGYIRKAKTHIYPLIGKEQISKTTNRTLNKFYAELLRCRMHCTPLEVNIDHRTRMKHECDSRCTPHECSPLSASSIRQMHFCLSGAYKWAMQQDENWLSENPAELASPPPAVNPEPDPPTPEEAARIINECWSDPIFGPFVWIAMCTGARRGENCAHRWNKIVKRHKKELHDTEHKCSEVGCEWQLEINRSIAQVGKKTWEKPTKTNQRRFIILDNESIAVLEDYRNYCEARAAAFGMTLKDDGYIFSDSPDGSKYLIPSTVSQKYERLVEQLGIKTLLKALRHYNVTELIAAGVDIRTIAGRVGHAGGGTTTMRVYAAFTNAADQRAAKKLGDHLPPRPTGRAEKKRDPYPFELVAAEYRTLIKSGHFGPENPFPTTVELAQEKFVSAGTANRAIGILKEEGLISAGRGIRTRVLWSSSNSDEATTPPAATEPPARISTIEHKPNILQTQASTPLVELDILHLGSPFRKITASVAPDDLDKIRQLLADAMRRRRIDESEIGDFEVDIRLPGDATILSTFATSPVPDRTVDDNVRRLPVGRAEPAAS, encoded by the coding sequence GCGCCGGAAGAAGGATCCAGCCGCGCGAGACCAGCAGGGTTTCGAGACGCTGAAGAGCGGAGCGCTGCGGGTTCGCGTGTACGCGGGTCGAGATCCGATCACCCGCAAGGAGATCTGGCTTCGCGAAACGGTCCCGGCAGGGGACGACGCCTGGGATCGCGCACGCAGAGTACGCACTCGACTACTGCATCAGGTCGACGAAGGTAAGGCCTCAAAGTCCTCACTGACCAACCAGCAACTGCTGGAGCTGTACCTGACCCCAGGGCGCGTCGAGGGCACAACCCTCGATGGCTATATCCGGAAAGCCAAAACTCATATTTACCCACTTATCGGCAAAGAACAAATCAGCAAAACGACCAATCGAACGCTGAATAAGTTCTATGCAGAACTTCTTAGATGTCGAATGCACTGCACCCCATTAGAGGTCAACATCGATCACCGAACTCGAATGAAGCATGAATGCGATAGTCGGTGCACGCCTCATGAGTGCAGCCCACTTTCCGCCTCGTCGATTCGCCAGATGCACTTTTGTCTTAGCGGCGCCTATAAGTGGGCGATGCAGCAGGACGAGAACTGGCTCTCCGAAAATCCTGCCGAACTTGCAAGCCCGCCTCCGGCAGTAAATCCCGAACCGGATCCTCCAACACCCGAAGAAGCAGCCAGGATTATTAACGAATGCTGGAGTGATCCAATCTTCGGCCCCTTCGTCTGGATCGCCATGTGCACAGGTGCTCGACGAGGGGAAAACTGCGCTCATCGATGGAACAAAATTGTCAAGCGTCACAAGAAAGAGCTACACGATACTGAACACAAATGTTCGGAAGTCGGATGCGAGTGGCAACTTGAGATCAATCGAAGCATTGCCCAGGTAGGAAAAAAGACATGGGAAAAACCAACAAAAACTAATCAGCGCCGATTCATCATCCTGGATAACGAAAGCATTGCCGTCCTGGAGGATTATCGAAATTACTGCGAAGCAAGGGCAGCCGCGTTTGGTATGACACTTAAAGATGACGGATACATTTTTTCCGACTCGCCCGACGGGAGCAAATACCTAATACCCTCTACAGTAAGCCAGAAGTACGAACGCTTGGTCGAGCAGCTTGGAATCAAGACGCTTCTCAAGGCCTTGCGGCACTACAATGTCACGGAGCTGATAGCAGCTGGCGTGGACATTCGCACCATCGCGGGACGCGTCGGCCATGCAGGTGGCGGAACCACCACGATGCGCGTATATGCCGCATTCACCAATGCCGCAGATCAGCGCGCCGCAAAGAAACTTGGCGATCATCTCCCGCCACGACCGACAGGGCGAGCCGAAAAGAAGCGAGATCCGTACCCGTTTGAGCTGGTTGCTGCAGAGTACAGAACTTTGATCAAGTCAGGTCACTTCGGGCCGGAGAACCCGTTCCCTACTACAGTCGAACTCGCACAGGAGAAGTTCGTATCCGCTGGTACCGCGAACCGTGCCATTGGCATTCTGAAAGAGGAGGGACTTATTTCAGCTGGCCGTGGCATTAGGACTCGAGTTCTTTGGTCTAGCTCGAACTCAGATGAGGCAACAACGCCTCCAGCAGCAACAGAGCCGCCTGCACGGATCTCGACAATTGAACACAAGCCGAACATCCTTCAAACGCAAGCCAGTACACCGTTGGTGGAACTCGACATTCTCCACCTAGGATCGCCATTTAGAAAGATCACCGCTTCGGTAGCCCCCGACGATTTGGATAAGATTCGCCAGTTGCTCGCAGATGCGATGCGCCGACGCCGCATTGATGAATCAGAGATTGGCGACTTTGAAGTTGACATTCGACTTCCAGGAGATGCTACTATTTTGAGTACCTTCGCCACTTCTCCAGTACCGGACAGGACGGTTGATGACAACGTCAGGCGCCTGCCAGTCGGACGCGCAGAGCCAGCTGCCTCGTAG
- a CDS encoding nucleoside hydrolase, whose product MADTDRWADDALALLFLAARPNVELIAVRSAYDNVSSPVAAENALRLLDVCGLDPVPVAVVPTRR is encoded by the coding sequence GTGGCGGATACCGACCGCTGGGCCGATGACGCACTAGCGTTGCTCTTCCTTGCCGCGCGACCCAACGTCGAGCTGATCGCGGTCCGGTCGGCGTACGACAACGTGTCTTCACCGGTGGCCGCCGAGAATGCGCTGCGACTACTCGACGTCTGCGGGCTCGACCCTGTACCTGTCGCTGTGGTGCCGACGCGTCGCTGA
- a CDS encoding LuxR C-terminal-related transcriptional regulator yields MKISTPDGNLPAEINRFFGRTSELTTLRNHVEHDDGPRLVTVTGPPGVGKSRLAQQIGRQVRDRYRHGVWIVYLADLEHPKSLAHNIAEALRIVDNTRTEGLARLIEALRDKQLLLILDNCEHLLPAVQKVVRTLMQGCEQVRIVATSQESLGLTGEQLVKLAPLRVTGHHDDAGGSDNTKPDEAVQLFVDRARAADEEVSEDDIPLINKLCALLDGLPLALELAAGLLRQMTLRDIYDQLVLPDTTARFRLLVDGDPTGQQSHQALSRAISLSATRCTPAELALWARLSVFPADFDRGAVEQVCAGGDVAAADILSLLGNLVRKSILTKQASPTSHRTRYRMLQSIRLFGRQLLAENDDLGRVQAAFAEHYRNEAEKAARDWFSPRELQWLRSLREDWSNHREAVAYYTSQPEQTELALVMSVHLSSTRAAIFGGMLAQNLALSEEAIAANLHSRGPLMVSALCQSAWIAAIQGHPDIALPLLRQAHSIAEQAGCVKDHAALGYVQGTFGFLTEADATRARASVDLLLETLESSPQDDYPGVTHMIGLFAGFAACFVGRKDDADRVTASVLVSAEAHNAPWCISWAKWGRALYELTHGGDLKEAWRLAREALREQWNMCDQWGVAWTLWLLALIASRLGQHELAALLSGGSTTQQEVSRVFLPGLRAFQRLQERVLDHSRTAFSDYAVSEALGKAMQLEQVVEAGLAELPASAWVVKRAMSGSRVLPGGVSEREFEVAGLVADGLTSKQIGSRLGIEESTVVRHVHNARGKLGMRNRLALAQWYRDQRIDENAR; encoded by the coding sequence GTGAAGATCTCGACTCCCGATGGCAACCTCCCTGCGGAGATCAACCGATTCTTCGGCAGGACCTCCGAGTTGACGACATTGAGAAACCACGTCGAGCACGACGATGGGCCACGCCTGGTCACCGTGACCGGACCTCCCGGTGTCGGCAAGTCGCGGTTGGCGCAACAGATCGGTCGACAGGTCCGAGACCGGTATCGGCACGGGGTGTGGATCGTGTACCTGGCGGATCTGGAGCACCCCAAGTCGCTCGCCCACAACATCGCCGAAGCGCTGCGGATCGTCGACAACACCCGTACGGAAGGCCTGGCACGGTTGATCGAGGCGTTGCGCGACAAGCAACTCCTGCTGATCCTGGACAACTGCGAGCATCTGCTGCCCGCGGTGCAGAAGGTCGTGCGCACCCTGATGCAGGGTTGCGAGCAGGTTCGGATCGTGGCGACCAGCCAGGAAAGCCTCGGGCTCACGGGCGAGCAACTGGTGAAACTCGCACCGTTGAGGGTCACCGGCCACCACGACGACGCAGGCGGGTCCGACAACACCAAGCCGGATGAAGCGGTACAGCTGTTCGTCGATCGGGCCAGGGCCGCTGACGAGGAAGTGTCCGAGGACGATATCCCGTTGATCAACAAACTGTGCGCGTTGCTCGACGGCCTGCCGCTGGCGCTCGAGTTGGCTGCGGGGTTGTTGAGGCAAATGACCTTGCGCGACATCTATGACCAGTTGGTCCTGCCGGACACGACTGCGCGCTTCAGGCTGCTTGTCGACGGCGACCCGACCGGACAACAGAGCCACCAGGCGTTGTCACGGGCCATCTCGTTGTCCGCGACGCGATGCACGCCGGCGGAACTGGCATTGTGGGCGCGGTTGTCGGTCTTCCCCGCAGACTTCGATCGTGGCGCGGTGGAACAGGTGTGCGCGGGCGGTGACGTCGCTGCCGCGGACATCCTATCGTTGCTGGGCAACCTGGTACGCAAGTCCATCCTGACCAAACAGGCAAGTCCCACGTCGCATCGCACCCGCTACCGGATGTTGCAGAGCATCCGGTTGTTCGGCCGGCAACTGCTCGCCGAGAACGACGACCTCGGTCGAGTTCAGGCGGCTTTCGCCGAGCACTACCGCAACGAGGCGGAGAAAGCGGCGCGGGACTGGTTCAGTCCCCGCGAACTGCAGTGGTTGCGATCGCTGCGGGAGGACTGGTCGAACCACCGGGAAGCCGTCGCCTACTACACATCGCAGCCGGAGCAGACGGAACTGGCCTTGGTGATGTCGGTCCATCTCTCCAGCACCCGTGCCGCGATCTTCGGTGGGATGCTCGCGCAGAACCTGGCCCTGTCGGAAGAAGCGATCGCCGCCAACCTCCACTCCCGAGGCCCACTGATGGTCAGTGCGCTGTGCCAGAGCGCGTGGATCGCCGCCATTCAGGGCCACCCCGACATCGCCTTGCCGTTGTTGCGGCAGGCGCACTCGATCGCCGAGCAGGCAGGCTGCGTCAAGGATCATGCCGCTTTGGGTTATGTGCAGGGAACATTCGGGTTTCTCACCGAAGCGGACGCCACTCGGGCGCGTGCCTCGGTGGATCTGCTGTTGGAAACGCTGGAGTCCTCGCCGCAGGACGACTACCCCGGTGTCACGCACATGATCGGTCTGTTCGCCGGATTCGCGGCATGTTTCGTGGGCCGCAAGGACGACGCGGACAGGGTGACCGCGAGCGTGTTGGTCTCGGCCGAGGCGCATAACGCGCCATGGTGCATTTCTTGGGCGAAGTGGGGGCGTGCCCTCTACGAGCTGACCCATGGTGGCGATCTCAAGGAGGCCTGGCGGCTGGCGCGAGAGGCACTGCGCGAGCAGTGGAACATGTGTGATCAGTGGGGAGTGGCGTGGACCCTGTGGCTGTTGGCCCTCATCGCCTCGCGGCTTGGCCAGCACGAACTCGCGGCGCTGCTGTCGGGTGGCTCCACCACCCAGCAGGAGGTGTCGCGGGTCTTCCTGCCGGGTCTACGAGCTTTCCAGCGGCTCCAGGAACGTGTGCTCGACCATTCGCGCACTGCCTTTTCGGACTACGCGGTCAGCGAGGCGTTGGGCAAGGCGATGCAGTTGGAGCAGGTCGTCGAGGCGGGACTCGCCGAACTGCCTGCGAGCGCGTGGGTGGTCAAGCGTGCGATGTCGGGCAGTCGGGTGCTTCCCGGCGGGGTCAGTGAGCGTGAGTTCGAGGTTGCGGGCCTGGTCGCGGATGGGTTGACGAGCAAGCAGATCGGCAGTCGTCTGGGTATCGAGGAGTCCACTGTGGTGCGTCATGTCCACAATGCCCGTGGCAAGCTGGGGATGCGTAATCGTTTGGCTCTCGCGCAGTGGTATCGCGATCAGCGCATCGACGAGAATGCGCGCTAG
- a CDS encoding cytochrome P450 — translation MFSEHYWDQHAEVEDTLRAQGPAHRVALPNGVPAWVITGYEAARTVLTHPAVSKDSARLERVMTAAMRRAGHHEAELSGMFRGMLFADPPHHKRLREPVAKAFTPRRIAALRPRVEQITNDLLDALPTNAPVDLVSEFAFELPVTVICELMGVPVSDREPFRAWTADLMEDHPDVVGPANDAMAAYFAELIATKRRTPGHDLLSALATSSEATDGLTDDELIGTCFLLFVAGHETTTNLIGNAVHATLRHPTAWSELAADTSLAAGAVRETLRHDSPVRMATHRITIEPMTIQGTTIPADEVVLVSLGAANRDPAYYPCPTEFDLHRDDTAPQLSFGHGLHYCLGAALGRMEAEIALSRLPSRFPRSLPTDEHPLRRSRSVIMNGPEQLGVILRR, via the coding sequence ATGTTCAGCGAGCACTACTGGGACCAGCACGCCGAGGTCGAGGACACACTCCGGGCCCAAGGCCCGGCACACCGCGTCGCACTGCCCAACGGAGTACCTGCCTGGGTGATCACCGGCTACGAGGCGGCACGCACGGTCCTCACACACCCCGCGGTGAGCAAGGACTCCGCCCGGCTTGAGCGGGTCATGACCGCGGCGATGCGGCGCGCCGGCCATCACGAAGCCGAGCTGTCGGGGATGTTCCGCGGCATGTTGTTCGCCGACCCGCCCCACCACAAACGGCTGCGCGAGCCCGTCGCCAAGGCCTTCACCCCTCGCCGCATCGCGGCCCTGCGGCCGCGCGTCGAGCAGATCACGAACGATCTGCTCGACGCCTTGCCCACCAACGCGCCGGTCGACCTCGTCTCGGAGTTCGCGTTCGAACTTCCCGTCACCGTCATCTGCGAACTGATGGGAGTCCCGGTGTCGGATCGGGAACCGTTCAGGGCATGGACCGCCGACCTCATGGAGGACCACCCCGATGTCGTCGGCCCCGCCAACGACGCGATGGCCGCCTACTTCGCCGAGTTGATCGCGACCAAGCGCCGCACACCCGGACACGATCTGCTCTCAGCGCTCGCCACTAGTTCGGAGGCGACGGACGGCCTCACCGACGACGAGCTGATCGGCACCTGCTTCCTGCTGTTCGTCGCAGGACACGAAACGACGACGAACCTCATCGGCAACGCCGTGCACGCGACACTGCGCCATCCCACCGCCTGGAGCGAACTCGCCGCCGACACATCGCTGGCCGCGGGCGCTGTACGCGAGACACTGCGCCACGACAGTCCCGTACGGATGGCAACCCACCGCATCACCATCGAGCCCATGACCATCCAGGGCACGACCATCCCCGCGGACGAGGTGGTCCTGGTGTCCCTCGGCGCCGCCAACCGCGACCCGGCCTACTACCCTTGCCCGACCGAATTCGACCTGCACCGCGACGACACAGCTCCGCAGCTGTCGTTCGGCCACGGCCTGCACTACTGCCTCGGGGCCGCACTCGGGCGCATGGAAGCCGAAATCGCCCTGAGCCGACTGCCCAGCCGATTCCCGCGCTCACTGCCCACCGATGAACATCCCCTCAGGCGCAGCCGATCAGTGATCATGAACGGGCCCGAGCAACTGGGTGTGATCCTGCGCCGCTAG
- a CDS encoding GGDEF domain-containing protein codes for MITTWIRDWTLWSLPPQALLYVLAIEILTAALLADALLDGIKLTIHQYGHLAVLFLGAHLYQALSRGQEDRRRAHHGSQGHHIDLASTFSFPAALLLPLPLTALLIITVRIARYPIARKPLFKYTMTTSSILLAATSVHYLLRAAGGPVMFNGMWTPRAQTLLLVTAAVFSVQQLLVINCVAALATGKRPTSQQLLGDREALAQVALGIGMGIVLVTTDAAPVAAAVLLGIAVVINSLVAARERGRRDGGTGLVTKARWIELATKSLSTAKRDGRTPAVVVIDLDFFKQVNDGHGHLVGDMLLREVALVLSRTIRKADVAGRFGGDEIVVLLADGLDAAVVAERMRSEIANIALVFERSRGGEPVVVTGCTASIGVAITNQPDVGWQTLLGSADTAVYQAKEDGRDRVVLAPPLPDSNISTAAYES; via the coding sequence GTGATCACCACCTGGATTCGCGACTGGACCCTGTGGTCGTTGCCGCCGCAGGCGCTGCTCTACGTCCTCGCCATCGAAATTCTCACAGCCGCACTACTTGCCGATGCCCTGCTCGACGGCATCAAACTCACGATCCACCAGTACGGTCACCTGGCCGTACTGTTCCTCGGTGCGCACCTGTACCAAGCCTTGTCCCGCGGCCAAGAAGATCGACGCCGCGCCCACCACGGCTCCCAGGGCCATCACATCGACCTGGCCTCGACGTTCTCCTTCCCCGCGGCACTGCTCCTACCCCTGCCGCTGACGGCGCTGCTGATCATCACCGTGCGGATAGCCCGCTACCCCATCGCTCGGAAACCCCTGTTCAAGTACACGATGACCACCTCATCCATCCTGCTCGCGGCAACCTCGGTCCACTACCTGCTGCGCGCGGCAGGAGGACCCGTGATGTTCAACGGGATGTGGACGCCCCGCGCTCAGACACTGCTCCTTGTGACTGCCGCAGTGTTCAGCGTCCAGCAGCTGCTCGTGATCAACTGTGTCGCCGCCTTGGCCACCGGCAAACGCCCAACCTCCCAGCAACTCCTCGGCGACCGCGAAGCCCTCGCCCAAGTCGCCTTGGGCATCGGGATGGGCATAGTGCTGGTCACCACCGACGCCGCACCTGTAGCTGCCGCCGTACTTCTCGGCATCGCCGTCGTGATCAACAGCCTGGTCGCCGCCCGCGAACGAGGCCGCCGCGACGGCGGCACCGGCCTGGTCACCAAGGCACGCTGGATCGAACTGGCCACCAAATCCCTGTCCACGGCCAAGCGGGACGGACGCACCCCAGCCGTAGTGGTCATTGATCTCGACTTCTTCAAGCAAGTCAACGACGGCCACGGCCACCTGGTCGGCGACATGCTGCTGCGCGAAGTCGCACTGGTCCTGAGCCGAACCATCCGAAAGGCCGACGTTGCTGGTCGCTTCGGCGGCGACGAGATCGTCGTCCTACTCGCCGACGGCCTCGACGCCGCGGTGGTGGCCGAGCGAATGCGCTCGGAGATCGCGAACATCGCGCTGGTCTTCGAGCGCAGCAGAGGAGGCGAGCCCGTTGTGGTCACTGGTTGTACAGCCTCCATCGGTGTCGCCATCACCAACCAGCCTGATGTCGGCTGGCAGACCTTGCTGGGGTCTGCGGACACTGCCGTGTACCAAGCCAAGGAGGATGGTCGAGACCGCGTTGTCCTCGCCCCACCCCTGCCGGACTCGAACATCTCGACAGCTGCATACGAGTCCTGA
- a CDS encoding tetratricopeptide repeat protein, which translates to MISSDRPLSFGPRLRELRRKRKLGLRALDQLVFVAYSTLSKVENELVAPTMDLARRCDEVLDAGGELVALAARELAEHSGWPRPAQLPAAALGTLMGRDAELAKLEDLVAGSTRPEGRMVVMVLDGSPGAGKTALALAAARRVAEHHVDGVLYRDLQGYAQDQAPVDPAEVLKEFLHALGVRSADLPSGLTERSTLFRSLSHGRRMLLILDNARDAAQVEPLLPLSPRSSVIVTGRGHLTGLARTAGAALLSVGPLDEASALALLGSIIGAERVADEQDEAAALARTCGLLPLALCIAAERVAQHPFHSLAELNAELDASELLGSLTSQDGTGAAMHAVFSWSYRALPRDQARAFRLLGMHPGAEIGTCAAAALFVMTSPESRLVLEGLARARLIAEVARNRWQVHDLLRAYARRLLDEEPDEYREAAAFRLVSWYVHTSHAAEIALAPQRTTTLVPEPHGDGVCPMAFADGDDALAWYRVEAPNFVPVTKLAVHHKLFVWAWQLPVTLWGWLLLERPTDVWLGTHHLGIQAARTTADGYGEGWLLANLGFLLRTRREYDAAERAVGRSLELRKQVGDIHGQAWSLAGLGFLAVDRGHASAALAHFRRALPLFAATEKRPHGRSIVLASMGEAHAELADIDQARHCWDEALSAFLELDDAYGQAWTLAKRGHAEGMLGHHREAINALERSLVLRLQAGDLAGQATSLNSLGETHYRAGDIASARTTFAQALTHYHELGDDQNARDVAERLAQLVKIRR; encoded by the coding sequence ATGATCAGTAGCGACCGGCCGTTGTCGTTCGGGCCTCGACTCAGGGAACTGCGACGCAAACGCAAACTGGGACTGCGCGCCTTGGACCAGCTGGTGTTCGTCGCCTACTCCACGCTGTCCAAGGTGGAGAACGAACTGGTCGCGCCCACGATGGATCTGGCGCGCCGGTGTGACGAAGTCCTTGACGCCGGTGGCGAGCTGGTGGCGCTGGCGGCGCGGGAACTGGCAGAGCACTCGGGATGGCCACGCCCCGCGCAGCTCCCGGCGGCGGCGCTGGGGACGTTGATGGGTCGTGATGCCGAACTTGCGAAGCTTGAGGACCTGGTCGCGGGCTCGACGCGTCCAGAGGGTCGGATGGTCGTAATGGTCCTCGACGGCTCTCCGGGAGCCGGGAAGACCGCACTGGCCTTGGCGGCTGCGCGGCGCGTGGCTGAGCATCATGTCGATGGGGTGCTGTACCGGGATCTGCAGGGTTACGCCCAGGATCAGGCGCCGGTTGATCCCGCCGAGGTGCTGAAGGAGTTCCTGCACGCGCTCGGTGTCCGTTCCGCCGACTTGCCCAGCGGACTCACCGAACGGTCGACTTTGTTCCGGAGCCTGAGCCATGGGCGGAGGATGCTGCTGATCCTGGACAACGCGCGTGATGCCGCTCAAGTGGAGCCGCTGCTGCCGTTGTCACCTCGTAGTTCGGTGATCGTGACCGGCCGGGGCCACCTGACCGGTCTGGCGCGGACCGCCGGTGCCGCGCTGCTGTCCGTGGGGCCGCTTGACGAGGCATCCGCCCTCGCGCTTCTGGGCTCGATCATCGGTGCCGAGCGTGTAGCCGACGAGCAGGATGAGGCCGCCGCGTTGGCGCGTACTTGTGGTCTGCTTCCGCTGGCGCTGTGTATTGCCGCCGAGCGGGTGGCGCAGCATCCCTTCCACAGTTTGGCGGAGCTCAATGCCGAGCTCGATGCGTCGGAGTTGTTGGGGTCGCTGACGAGCCAGGATGGCACGGGCGCGGCGATGCACGCGGTGTTCTCGTGGTCCTATCGGGCACTGCCCCGTGACCAGGCACGAGCGTTCCGGCTGTTGGGCATGCACCCCGGCGCTGAGATCGGTACTTGTGCCGCGGCGGCGTTGTTCGTGATGACCTCGCCGGAGTCCCGGCTCGTCTTGGAAGGACTGGCACGCGCACGCCTGATCGCCGAGGTCGCGAGAAACCGGTGGCAGGTGCACGATCTGCTGCGGGCCTACGCCCGCAGACTGCTCGACGAGGAACCCGACGAGTACCGTGAGGCCGCGGCGTTCCGGTTGGTGTCGTGGTACGTGCACACGTCCCACGCGGCCGAGATCGCCTTGGCTCCGCAGCGCACCACCACTTTGGTCCCGGAACCGCACGGTGACGGCGTCTGTCCGATGGCCTTCGCCGACGGCGACGATGCCCTCGCCTGGTATCGCGTGGAAGCACCCAATTTCGTTCCCGTGACGAAGTTGGCTGTGCACCACAAGCTTTTCGTGTGGGCGTGGCAGTTGCCGGTGACCTTGTGGGGCTGGCTGTTGCTCGAGCGGCCTACCGACGTGTGGCTGGGTACTCACCACCTCGGCATTCAGGCCGCGCGCACCACCGCGGACGGTTACGGCGAGGGTTGGCTGTTGGCGAACCTGGGGTTCCTACTGAGGACTCGACGCGAGTACGACGCGGCCGAGCGTGCCGTAGGACGCTCGTTGGAGTTGCGAAAGCAGGTCGGCGACATTCACGGACAGGCCTGGTCCCTGGCCGGACTGGGATTCCTGGCGGTGGATCGCGGCCACGCCTCCGCGGCGTTGGCGCACTTTCGACGGGCGTTGCCCCTGTTCGCCGCCACGGAGAAGCGTCCGCACGGCAGGTCCATCGTGCTGGCCAGTATGGGTGAGGCGCACGCCGAACTGGCCGACATCGATCAGGCCCGCCACTGCTGGGATGAGGCCTTATCCGCATTTCTCGAGTTGGACGACGCCTACGGCCAGGCATGGACCCTCGCCAAACGGGGACATGCCGAGGGCATGCTCGGCCATCATCGTGAAGCGATCAACGCCTTGGAACGCTCGTTGGTTCTACGCTTGCAAGCCGGTGACCTCGCCGGGCAGGCCACCAGCCTCAACAGCCTGGGAGAGACGCACTATCGGGCCGGCGACATCGCGTCGGCCCGCACCACCTTCGCTCAAGCGCTGACCCACTACCACGAACTGGGCGACGACCAGAACGCACGCGATGTTGCCGAACGATTGGCTCAGCTGGTCAAGATCAGGCGCTGA